A window from Funiculus sociatus GB2-C1 encodes these proteins:
- a CDS encoding TMEM165/GDT1 family protein, whose product MDWHLLGISFITVFLAEIGDKSQFAAIALSGSSKSPRAVFFGTVTALLLASLLGVLAGEGVSVLFPARMLKAIAAIGFALIAVRLLWPNANSSEESEEAL is encoded by the coding sequence ATGGATTGGCACCTTTTAGGAATTAGTTTTATTACGGTATTTTTGGCAGAGATAGGAGATAAGAGCCAATTTGCAGCGATCGCGCTCTCTGGCAGTTCCAAATCTCCCCGCGCTGTATTTTTTGGGACAGTCACAGCACTGCTGTTGGCTAGTTTACTGGGAGTTCTGGCAGGAGAAGGGGTATCGGTGCTGTTTCCGGCGCGGATGTTGAAAGCGATCGCGGCAATTGGATTTGCCTTGATTGCTGTGCGCCTGCTGTGGCCTAATGCCAATTCGTCAGAAGAATCGGAAGAGGCACTATAA
- a CDS encoding YkgJ family cysteine cluster protein yields MATWGCVKQCGACCHLDPADRPDLDEYLTPDELQLYLSMVGEGGWCVNFDHAARECRIYADRPRFCRVQSDVFEDLYGVEPEELNDFAIECCREQIEGVYGDRSLEMIRFNSEVGF; encoded by the coding sequence ATGGCGACTTGGGGCTGTGTTAAGCAATGTGGAGCCTGCTGTCATCTTGACCCAGCAGACCGACCAGACTTGGATGAGTATCTTACCCCAGATGAGTTACAGCTTTATCTGAGCATGGTGGGTGAAGGGGGATGGTGCGTGAATTTTGACCATGCGGCGCGAGAATGCCGGATCTATGCAGACCGTCCTCGCTTCTGTCGGGTGCAGTCAGATGTTTTTGAGGATTTGTATGGTGTTGAACCAGAGGAGTTGAACGACTTTGCAATTGAATGTTGTCGCGAGCAGATTGAAGGGGTTTATGGCGATCGCTCTTTAGAAATGATCCGCTTTAACAGTGAAGTTGGCTTCTGA
- a CDS encoding DUF1350 family protein encodes MSIQFKPISYSWVAENPNPIGVIQFIGGALYGTLPTFSYRYFLRTLFEAGYTIIAVPFQFGLNHGEIAKGLLDERDRIRQALGYPETLKHFWVGHSLGCKYIALLEAYSGQAIAQGKKSIIDEPSLLIAPDISDTKDAVPIPGLAPLLDSWGIGVRPTKKETQDLIGNSGLFNLTALISFDKDTIAGTKDEPIDKSDVAWFINELEYKRNKPLLRGEIPGGHREPIGIMLGDSLVDTNPFDGILESIEKRQLEPLAIQFLAELAQRLTPEPTTLLAFA; translated from the coding sequence ATGAGTATACAATTTAAACCGATTTCCTATAGTTGGGTTGCAGAAAATCCAAATCCAATTGGTGTTATTCAATTTATTGGCGGAGCTTTATACGGTACTCTACCAACTTTTTCTTATCGGTATTTCTTGCGAACTTTATTTGAGGCAGGTTATACCATCATTGCTGTACCTTTTCAGTTTGGTTTAAATCACGGAGAAATTGCTAAAGGATTGCTCGATGAAAGAGATAGAATTCGGCAGGCACTAGGCTATCCAGAAACATTAAAACATTTTTGGGTTGGTCATAGCTTGGGTTGCAAATATATCGCTTTGCTAGAAGCATATTCAGGACAAGCGATCGCGCAAGGTAAAAAAAGCATAATTGATGAACCTTCTTTATTAATTGCACCCGATATTTCCGACACCAAAGATGCTGTGCCGATTCCAGGTTTAGCACCTTTATTAGACTCTTGGGGGATTGGTGTACGCCCAACTAAAAAAGAAACTCAAGACTTGATCGGAAATAGTGGTTTATTTAATCTAACCGCACTAATTTCTTTTGATAAAGATACAATTGCTGGAACCAAAGACGAGCCAATTGATAAAAGTGACGTTGCCTGGTTTATTAATGAGTTGGAGTATAAAAGGAATAAGCCGCTGCTGCGAGGAGAGATACCAGGTGGGCATAGAGAACCGATAGGCATTATGTTAGGCGATTCTCTGGTTGATACTAATCCTTTTGACGGCATTTTGGAATCAATTGAAAAAAGACAATTAGAACCTCTTGCCATCCAATTTTTAGCAGAATTAGCCCAACGGCTAACACCCGAACCAACTACATTGCTAGCTTTTGCTTAA
- a CDS encoding serine/threonine-protein kinase has protein sequence MSYCLNPTCPNPQNPTDTKFCITCGTKLLLKERYRAIKPIGQGGFGRTFLAVDEDKPSKPPCVIKQFYPQAQGTSTVQKAVELFNQEAVRLDELGKHPQIPELLAYFTQDDRQYLVQEFIDGQNLAEELSKVGAFNETQILQLLNDLLPVLQFVHNHQVIHRDIKPENIIRRSRDTRLVIVDFGASKFATGAALLKTGTSIGSPEYVAPEQARGKATFVSDIYSLGVTCIHLLTQMSPFDLYDINEDAWVWRQFLTFKVSGFLGKILDKMLQTAVSRRYQSAAEVLKDLNQEQKQATTPTVATPAKPVHQSPPATTPVVKTSASKSNSLVDDELAEMRSQFLEAGTSKNENQKSTPQKAPSSNPAQSKSQVDLELEELKSQFLGSPKPKKPPTET, from the coding sequence ATGAGCTATTGCCTCAATCCAACTTGCCCAAATCCCCAGAATCCTACTGATACAAAGTTTTGTATCACTTGTGGCACCAAATTGCTGCTCAAAGAGCGCTACCGTGCTATCAAACCCATTGGACAGGGAGGCTTTGGCAGAACTTTTTTGGCAGTGGATGAAGACAAACCCTCAAAACCGCCCTGCGTTATTAAGCAATTTTATCCCCAAGCCCAAGGCACCAGCACCGTTCAAAAGGCAGTTGAGTTATTTAATCAAGAAGCGGTGCGACTGGATGAACTAGGCAAACATCCCCAGATTCCAGAACTGCTGGCATATTTTACCCAAGACGATCGGCAGTATTTGGTGCAAGAATTTATCGACGGGCAAAATTTAGCCGAAGAACTATCAAAGGTCGGTGCATTTAATGAAACTCAGATTCTCCAATTGTTAAACGATCTATTACCTGTGCTGCAATTTGTGCACAATCATCAGGTAATTCATCGGGATATTAAGCCAGAAAATATTATTAGGAGAAGCCGAGACACACGTCTGGTTATTGTCGATTTTGGCGCTTCTAAATTTGCCACAGGTGCCGCTCTACTGAAAACCGGAACCAGCATTGGCAGCCCCGAATATGTAGCACCAGAACAAGCTAGAGGCAAAGCTACTTTTGTCAGCGATATTTATAGTTTAGGAGTCACCTGCATTCATTTATTAACCCAGATGTCTCCATTTGACTTATATGATATCAACGAAGATGCCTGGGTGTGGCGACAATTCTTAACTTTTAAAGTCAGCGGTTTTTTAGGTAAAATTCTAGACAAAATGCTGCAAACTGCTGTCAGTCGGCGCTATCAATCAGCAGCAGAAGTGCTTAAAGACTTGAATCAAGAGCAGAAGCAAGCAACGACACCAACAGTTGCGACACCTGCAAAGCCTGTTCATCAATCACCGCCAGCGACAACACCCGTTGTTAAAACCTCAGCTAGCAAGTCTAACAGCCTAGTTGATGATGAATTGGCAGAGATGCGATCGCAGTTTCTGGAAGCTGGCACGTCTAAAAATGAAAATCAAAAATCTACTCCCCAAAAAGCCCCATCCTCTAATCCTGCACAATCAAAAAGCCAAGTTGATCTGGAATTGGAAGAATTAAAATCTCAGTTTTTAGGCTCTCCAAAACCCAAAAAACCGCCAACTGAGACTTAG
- a CDS encoding DNA polymerase III subunit alpha yields the protein MSFVGLHIHSDYSLLDGASQLPELVNQAIKLGMPAIALTDHGVMYGAIELIKVCRGKTIKPIIGNEMYVVNGDIKEQKRGRKKYHQVVLAKNTQGYKNLVKLTTISHLEGVQGKGIFSRPCVNKELLKEYREGLIVTSACLGGEIPQAILQEKPDIARRVAKEYKDVFGEDFYLEIQDHGSQEDRLVNVEIVKIARELDIKIIATNDSHFISCNDVEAHDALLCIQTGKLISEDNRMRYSGTEYLKSAEEMKQLFRDHLPDEVIEEAIANTLEVAEKIQQYKIFDEPRLPDYPIPSGYTIDTYLEETAREGLRERFKVRSYLDVGLVYRERLDYELKMIQQMGFSTYFLVVWDYIKYARDHGIPVGPGRGSAAGSLVAYALKITNIDPVHHGLLFERFLNPERKSMPDIDTDFCIERRDDVIQYVTEKYGKERVAQIITFNRLTSKAVLKDVARVLNIPYGEADKMAKLIPVVRGKPTKLKVMIGDDSPAPEFREKYLSDETVRHWVDMAMRIEGTNKTFGVHAAGVVISKQALDEIVPLQKNKDGSVITQYFMEDLESLGLLKMDFLGLRNLTIIQNTIDLIKKHRNIVIDPDDVTSEERKAYKILSKGEINKRPKGVHSTYKKLEEGDLEGIFQLESSGMRQIVRDLKPSNIEDISSILALYRPGPLDAGLIPLFINRKHGREEIVYANQLLKPILEETYGVLVYQEQIMKMAQDLAGYSLGQADLLRRAMGKKKADEMEKQRQLFIDGATKNGIVSTLAEDLFEQMVKFAEYCFNKSHSTAYAYVTYQTAFLKANYPVEYMAALLTANSGDTDKVQKYVANCLAMGIKVEQPDINCSLVDFTPLQEKILFGLSAVKNLGLGAIECILAERDQGGNFKSLADLCDRVNLHAVKNSALEALIQCGAFDSIETNRNQLIHDLPLVVDWAQSRAKDREIGQGNLFDFFGGATSTQDTASPAFESAPKAPLVKDFSKTEKLQMEKQLLGFYVTDHPLKSVEKLAAGLDPAPINLSQLENARAKSKVTVIVMLTEVKQVTTKKNERMAILQMEDITGQTSAVVFPQTYEIINSLLVTDTPLIIFGKADRREDQMQVIVEEIKLITAEQLVIAEVTPPLVEEEPEFQPQETTFSEQPKNHNEDNVKIDAEHLVMVELTPERINDEAKLKHLLILLEEHSGDKSKAKVPVIGVVAGEYKRKFVRLGQAFWVQNHKRTVDALRSAGFTARVKAVTSGEYSSYDY from the coding sequence ATGTCTTTCGTAGGTTTACATATTCACAGTGATTACAGTTTGCTTGATGGTGCTAGTCAGCTACCCGAACTGGTAAATCAAGCAATAAAATTGGGAATGCCTGCGATCGCTCTCACGGATCACGGCGTTATGTATGGCGCAATTGAACTAATAAAAGTTTGTCGCGGTAAAACAATTAAGCCAATTATTGGCAATGAAATGTATGTAGTGAATGGCGATATTAAAGAACAAAAGCGAGGTAGAAAAAAATATCACCAAGTCGTATTAGCTAAAAATACTCAAGGCTACAAAAATTTAGTTAAATTAACAACAATTTCTCATTTAGAAGGGGTTCAAGGCAAAGGAATATTTTCGCGTCCTTGCGTTAACAAAGAACTTTTAAAAGAGTATCGGGAAGGTTTAATTGTCACCAGTGCTTGTTTAGGCGGTGAAATTCCCCAAGCAATTCTCCAAGAGAAGCCAGATATCGCTCGCCGAGTTGCTAAAGAGTACAAAGATGTTTTTGGCGAAGACTTTTATTTAGAAATTCAAGATCATGGTTCTCAGGAAGACAGGCTTGTTAACGTTGAAATTGTCAAAATTGCACGGGAACTAGACATTAAAATTATTGCTACGAATGATTCGCATTTTATCTCCTGCAACGACGTAGAAGCGCACGATGCGCTGTTATGTATTCAGACGGGGAAATTAATTTCCGAAGATAATCGGATGCGCTACAGCGGGACTGAGTACCTTAAGTCTGCTGAAGAGATGAAACAACTGTTTCGAGATCATCTACCGGACGAGGTAATTGAGGAAGCGATCGCAAATACCCTAGAAGTCGCTGAAAAAATCCAGCAATACAAAATTTTCGACGAGCCACGCCTTCCCGACTATCCTATTCCATCAGGTTACACAATTGACACCTACTTAGAAGAAACTGCCAGAGAAGGACTGCGCGAAAGATTTAAAGTTCGTTCTTATTTAGACGTTGGTTTAGTTTATCGAGAACGGCTGGATTATGAATTAAAAATGATTCAGCAGATGGGTTTTTCTACTTACTTTTTAGTAGTTTGGGATTACATCAAATACGCCAGAGATCATGGCATTCCCGTAGGGCCAGGACGTGGTTCTGCTGCTGGTTCTCTCGTAGCTTACGCCTTAAAAATTACTAATATTGACCCAGTACATCATGGACTGCTATTCGAGCGATTTCTAAATCCAGAACGGAAATCTATGCCTGATATTGACACAGATTTCTGCATTGAAAGGCGGGATGACGTAATTCAATACGTTACCGAAAAGTATGGAAAAGAGCGAGTAGCACAAATTATTACCTTCAACCGTTTAACATCTAAAGCAGTTTTAAAAGATGTCGCCAGAGTGTTAAATATTCCCTATGGGGAAGCAGACAAAATGGCGAAATTAATCCCCGTGGTGCGAGGAAAGCCAACCAAACTTAAAGTAATGATTGGTGACGATTCACCCGCCCCAGAGTTTAGAGAAAAGTACCTATCAGACGAAACAGTTCGCCATTGGGTTGATATGGCGATGCGGATTGAAGGTACAAACAAAACCTTTGGTGTACACGCCGCTGGTGTAGTTATTTCCAAGCAAGCGCTAGATGAAATTGTACCGCTGCAAAAGAATAAGGACGGCTCTGTAATTACCCAATATTTCATGGAGGATCTGGAATCCCTGGGATTATTAAAAATGGATTTTCTGGGGTTGAGAAACTTAACGATTATCCAAAATACGATTGATTTGATTAAGAAGCACCGAAATATCGTTATAGATCCTGATGATGTAACCTCTGAGGAAAGAAAAGCTTATAAAATTTTATCAAAAGGCGAAATTAATAAACGACCAAAAGGAGTCCATAGTACCTATAAAAAGTTAGAAGAAGGTGATTTAGAAGGTATTTTTCAGCTAGAGTCGTCGGGAATGCGTCAGATAGTGCGCGACCTAAAACCCTCGAACATAGAAGATATTTCCTCAATTCTAGCTCTATATAGACCGGGGCCATTAGACGCTGGACTAATTCCTTTGTTTATTAATCGTAAACATGGAAGAGAAGAAATTGTCTATGCAAATCAGTTATTAAAACCAATTCTTGAGGAGACTTATGGTGTTCTTGTTTATCAGGAGCAAATCATGAAGATGGCTCAAGATTTGGCAGGATATTCTTTAGGTCAAGCTGACTTATTACGCCGCGCAATGGGTAAGAAAAAAGCTGATGAAATGGAGAAGCAGCGGCAACTTTTTATTGATGGAGCTACAAAAAACGGGATTGTAAGCACACTGGCTGAAGATTTATTTGAACAGATGGTGAAGTTCGCCGAGTACTGTTTTAACAAATCCCATTCAACTGCTTATGCTTATGTTACTTATCAAACTGCTTTTTTAAAGGCAAATTATCCGGTTGAATATATGGCGGCATTGCTGACCGCTAACAGTGGCGATACCGATAAGGTACAGAAATATGTTGCTAACTGTTTGGCTATGGGAATTAAGGTGGAACAACCGGATATTAATTGCTCCCTTGTGGATTTTACGCCTTTGCAAGAAAAGATTTTGTTTGGGCTGTCTGCGGTGAAGAATTTAGGTTTGGGAGCGATTGAGTGTATTTTGGCAGAACGAGATCAGGGGGGAAATTTTAAGTCATTGGCTGATTTATGCGATCGCGTCAACCTCCATGCTGTCAAAAACAGCGCCTTAGAAGCTTTGATCCAATGCGGTGCTTTTGATAGTATCGAAACGAATCGAAACCAATTAATCCATGACCTCCCCTTAGTAGTAGATTGGGCGCAATCCCGGGCCAAAGACCGAGAAATCGGTCAGGGAAATCTGTTTGACTTTTTTGGAGGGGCGACCTCCACTCAAGACACTGCTAGTCCTGCTTTTGAATCTGCTCCCAAAGCGCCCCTGGTGAAAGATTTTTCCAAAACAGAGAAGTTGCAGATGGAAAAACAACTGCTGGGCTTCTATGTTACTGACCATCCTCTTAAATCTGTAGAAAAATTAGCCGCGGGGTTAGATCCTGCTCCTATTAATCTCAGCCAACTGGAGAATGCGCGGGCGAAGTCAAAGGTCACTGTTATTGTAATGCTCACAGAAGTTAAGCAGGTGACTACTAAGAAGAATGAGCGCATGGCGATTCTACAAATGGAAGACATAACAGGTCAAACCTCAGCTGTAGTCTTTCCCCAAACTTATGAAATAATCAATTCATTATTAGTAACAGATACGCCTCTAATTATCTTTGGCAAAGCGGATCGGCGAGAAGATCAGATGCAAGTGATTGTGGAAGAAATTAAGCTGATTACAGCGGAGCAATTGGTAATAGCGGAAGTAACACCGCCGCTAGTAGAAGAAGAACCTGAATTTCAGCCCCAGGAAACAACTTTTTCAGAACAACCAAAGAATCACAATGAGGATAATGTGAAAATTGATGCTGAGCATTTGGTGATGGTGGAACTGACACCTGAGCGAATTAATGATGAGGCAAAACTTAAGCACCTGCTAATTCTTTTGGAAGAACATTCAGGCGACAAGAGTAAAGCAAAAGTTCCGGTAATTGGAGTTGTGGCGGGTGAATACAAGCGCAAGTTTGTGCGCCTGGGACAGGCATTCTGGGTGCAAAATCACAAACGTACTGTAGATGCTCTTAGATCCGCTGGTTTTACTGCCCGCGTTAAGGCTGTGACGAGTGGAGAATACTCGTCCTATGACTATTAA
- the recJ gene encoding single-stranded-DNA-specific exonuclease RecJ, protein MQDRPSSDPSSRSHRLPNHRWQIFPSIEAQAQHLAQATGLSPLLGQVLINRGMETYQEVQAFLEPESQVLPSPLEDFPDLAISVELLKDAIASSEKIAICGDYDADGMTSTALLLRALRWLGAQVDYAIPSRMSEGYGINRRIVEEFHREGVGLILTVDNGISAFDPIDRARQLGVKVIVTDHHDIPEKLPPADAILNPKLIAESSPYRGVAGVGVAYILAVTLAQQLGQAKGLVKPLLELFTLGTIADLAPLTGVNRRWVKRGLQQLPHSQLAGVQALIQMSGVQQGTENSEPENPKSDPLLKKGGFQNAKSLKPEDIGFRLGPRINAVGRIADPLTVIELLTTDDMGVALERAMQCEQINKLRQQLCEEIEQEAVAYVETFHASSLKQDRVLVVVQPDWHHGVIGIVASRLVERYGVPVFIGTYEDEQHIRGSARGIPEFHVFEALQYCQDLLGKFGGHKAAGGFSMPAENLEAFRERLCIFANQCLKPEHLKPLLKIDAQASLEQINLSLYQQMDSLHPCGIENSDPIFWTPNVRVVEQKIVGKGHVKLTVLQDNPVYKIKAIAWRWGDYFPLPPRVDIAYKLKENFWNGNTTIELELVGVRLPKISSLASPQPQAEFYYNQRHYTCSLNESLKELKIKNNQGKVLAIQQGQRTGLLGTTAADSAQVDVTEPRYFHLIKAALKALNLPGRST, encoded by the coding sequence GTGCAAGACCGACCATCATCAGATCCATCCTCTCGTTCTCACCGATTGCCTAATCATCGGTGGCAGATATTTCCCAGCATTGAAGCACAAGCTCAACATCTGGCGCAAGCAACGGGACTTTCACCTTTGTTGGGTCAGGTGTTGATCAATCGGGGTATGGAAACGTACCAAGAGGTGCAAGCATTTCTGGAACCAGAATCGCAGGTTTTGCCTTCACCATTGGAGGATTTTCCAGATTTAGCAATTAGTGTGGAATTGTTGAAAGATGCGATCGCATCCAGTGAAAAAATTGCTATCTGTGGTGACTACGATGCTGATGGCATGACTAGCACTGCTTTGTTACTCAGGGCGCTGCGGTGGTTAGGCGCACAGGTAGATTATGCCATTCCTAGCCGCATGAGTGAAGGCTATGGCATTAATCGGCGAATTGTAGAAGAATTTCACCGAGAAGGTGTTGGGTTAATTTTAACTGTAGATAATGGCATTTCAGCGTTTGATCCTATTGATAGAGCGCGACAACTGGGTGTAAAAGTCATTGTCACCGACCATCACGATATCCCAGAAAAACTGCCGCCAGCTGATGCCATTCTTAACCCGAAACTAATTGCTGAATCTTCACCTTATCGGGGTGTTGCTGGTGTTGGAGTTGCCTATATTTTGGCAGTAACGCTTGCTCAACAACTGGGTCAAGCTAAAGGCTTAGTAAAGCCACTTTTAGAACTATTTACTCTAGGAACCATTGCCGACTTAGCGCCTTTAACTGGTGTTAATCGTCGCTGGGTAAAGCGAGGTTTGCAACAGTTGCCGCATTCGCAACTAGCAGGGGTTCAAGCATTGATTCAAATGTCTGGGGTACAGCAAGGAACGGAAAACAGTGAACCAGAAAATCCAAAATCTGATCCTCTCCTAAAAAAGGGAGGATTCCAAAATGCAAAATCCCTAAAGCCGGAGGATATTGGTTTTCGCCTTGGCCCCCGAATTAACGCTGTAGGGCGCATTGCTGACCCCCTAACCGTAATTGAGTTGCTGACAACTGATGATATGGGGGTGGCGCTGGAAAGGGCGATGCAGTGCGAACAAATTAACAAACTTCGTCAGCAACTATGCGAGGAAATTGAACAAGAAGCTGTTGCTTATGTAGAGACATTCCATGCAAGTTCTCTAAAGCAAGATCGGGTTTTGGTTGTCGTTCAACCAGATTGGCATCATGGCGTGATTGGAATTGTTGCTTCCAGATTAGTTGAACGCTACGGCGTTCCGGTGTTTATCGGGACTTATGAGGATGAGCAACACATTCGGGGTTCAGCGCGGGGAATTCCTGAATTTCATGTGTTTGAAGCTTTGCAGTATTGTCAAGATTTATTGGGGAAATTTGGCGGACACAAGGCAGCAGGCGGCTTTTCTATGCCAGCGGAGAATTTAGAAGCATTTCGAGAACGCTTGTGCATTTTTGCTAACCAATGCCTCAAACCCGAACATTTAAAGCCATTGCTGAAGATTGATGCCCAGGCTAGCCTGGAGCAAATTAATCTCAGTTTATATCAGCAGATGGATAGTCTTCACCCCTGCGGTATCGAAAACTCCGACCCGATTTTCTGGACTCCTAATGTTCGAGTTGTGGAGCAAAAAATTGTGGGGAAAGGTCACGTTAAACTGACCGTGTTGCAGGATAACCCAGTTTACAAAATTAAAGCGATCGCGTGGCGTTGGGGCGATTACTTTCCTTTGCCGCCGCGAGTCGATATCGCCTACAAATTGAAAGAAAATTTCTGGAATGGCAACACTACAATTGAGCTGGAATTAGTAGGTGTCCGACTTCCCAAAATCTCCTCACTGGCTTCGCCGCAGCCTCAAGCCGAATTTTACTACAACCAACGTCATTACACCTGTAGTCTGAACGAGTCTTTAAAAGAGTTAAAAATTAAAAATAATCAAGGTAAAGTTCTAGCTATTCAGCAAGGACAAAGAACCGGGCTTTTAGGGACAACAGCCGCAGATTCCGCCCAAGTTGATGTTACTGAACCGAGGTATTTTCACCTAATTAAGGCTGCTCTCAAAGCTTTGAACCTACCCGGAAGAAGTACATAA
- the sbcD gene encoding exonuclease subunit SbcD, whose product MIKILHLSDIHMGSGFTHGRTNPETGLNTRLEDFVNTLSRCIDSAIALPVDLVLFGGDAFPDATPPPYVQEAFATQFRRLVDAQIPTVLLVGNHDQHSQGQGGASLCIYRTLGVPGFIVGDTIKTHRIETKSGPVQVMTLPWLTRSTLLTRPETEDLSLSEVNELLIKRLEPRLEGEIRRLDPEVPTVLLAHLMADRANLGAERFLAVGKGFTLPLSLLTRPCFDYVALGHVHKHQNLNKSNDPPVVYPGSIERVDFSEEKEDKGYVMLQLERGKAQWEFCPLSVRSFITIEVDVSDATEPQAAILKAIAKKNIHEAVVRLIYKLRSEQLDLIDNATLHSSLSEAHSYTIQAELVSQLARPRLPELGSSASIDPMEALRTYLANREDLKDIAAQMLEEAEKLLAAEEEVWLESVASSKEDNNQPSPMAVGNADNQLNLL is encoded by the coding sequence ATGATTAAAATCCTCCACCTATCCGATATCCATATGGGGAGTGGCTTTACCCACGGGCGGACTAATCCAGAAACAGGGTTAAATACACGGTTGGAGGATTTTGTCAATACTTTATCTAGATGTATTGACAGCGCGATCGCTCTCCCCGTCGATTTAGTTCTGTTCGGTGGCGATGCCTTTCCCGATGCCACACCGCCGCCCTACGTGCAGGAAGCTTTTGCCACTCAGTTTCGCCGCTTAGTTGATGCCCAGATTCCCACAGTTTTGTTAGTAGGGAATCATGACCAGCATTCCCAAGGTCAGGGAGGCGCGAGTCTGTGCATTTATCGGACACTGGGAGTTCCAGGTTTTATAGTTGGCGACACAATTAAAACCCACCGTATTGAAACTAAAAGCGGCCCAGTCCAAGTTATGACCCTTCCTTGGCTGACCCGTTCCACCCTGCTGACACGCCCAGAAACGGAAGACCTTTCCCTCTCCGAAGTCAACGAATTATTAATTAAGCGTCTAGAACCTCGTCTGGAAGGAGAAATCCGACGGCTAGACCCAGAAGTGCCAACGGTTCTCTTGGCGCACCTGATGGCAGACCGCGCTAATTTAGGCGCGGAGCGCTTCTTAGCTGTCGGCAAAGGTTTCACTCTCCCCTTGTCGTTGCTAACTCGTCCCTGCTTTGACTACGTTGCCTTGGGACACGTCCACAAACACCAAAATCTTAATAAATCTAACGATCCGCCAGTCGTTTACCCAGGTAGCATTGAGCGGGTAGATTTCAGCGAAGAAAAAGAAGACAAAGGCTACGTGATGCTTCAGCTAGAACGAGGTAAGGCGCAGTGGGAATTTTGCCCTCTGAGTGTGCGTAGTTTTATCACCATTGAAGTAGATGTGTCTGATGCAACTGAACCGCAAGCAGCTATATTAAAAGCGATCGCAAAGAAAAATATCCACGAAGCCGTAGTGCGGCTAATTTATAAACTGCGTTCCGAACAGCTGGATTTGATTGATAATGCTACGCTACACAGCTCCTTAAGTGAAGCTCACAGCTACACAATTCAAGCTGAATTGGTAAGTCAGCTGGCGCGTCCTCGCTTACCGGAACTTGGTTCAAGTGCCAGCATCGACCCAATGGAAGCACTGAGGACTTATTTAGCTAATCGAGAAGACCTCAAGGACATCGCCGCGCAGATGCTGGAGGAAGCTGAAAAGTTACTCGCCGCTGAGGAAGAGGTTTGGTTGGAGTCAGTTGCATCATCAAAGGAAGATAATAATCAGCCAAGTCCGATGGCGGTGGGGAATGCAGATAATCAGCTGAATTTGCTCTAG
- the psb30 gene encoding photosystem II reaction center protein Ycf12/Psb30, whose protein sequence is MEFFSSLGNLNWEVIAQLTFVALIMLAGPAVIFVLAFRNGDL, encoded by the coding sequence ATGGAATTTTTCAGCTCTTTAGGCAACCTCAACTGGGAAGTAATTGCTCAGCTCACCTTTGTGGCACTAATCATGCTTGCTGGCCCAGCGGTCATTTTCGTGCTGGCATTTCGCAACGGCGACCTCTAA
- a CDS encoding TMEM165/GDT1 family protein encodes MKLSTLPPSLPTLERPIEPAKSAQMRQSYQKPAASKLEGLPWKAFSSTFLTIFLAEMGDKTQIATLLMSAESQSPGLVFAGAAAALIATSLLGVLLGRALATKFSPKTLDTAAGVCLLCVSAMLCWDVVHF; translated from the coding sequence GTGAAACTATCTACATTGCCTCCCAGCTTGCCTACTTTAGAGCGTCCTATTGAACCAGCGAAATCTGCACAAATGCGCCAGTCTTACCAGAAGCCAGCAGCATCTAAGCTGGAAGGTTTACCCTGGAAAGCGTTCAGTTCGACGTTCTTGACAATCTTTTTGGCAGAAATGGGAGACAAAACCCAGATAGCAACTCTGCTGATGAGTGCGGAATCTCAGTCACCTGGGCTGGTTTTTGCAGGTGCAGCAGCGGCACTCATCGCTACAAGTTTACTAGGGGTATTGTTGGGGCGTGCTCTGGCAACCAAGTTCTCGCCGAAAACCCTAGATACGGCAGCTGGAGTTTGTTTGCTGTGCGTTTCTGCGATGCTGTGCTGGGATGTAGTGCATTTTTAA